AATCATTAGACTTCGAATGGTCCAGTGACAACGTAAGACAGGAGTTTATTAAGAATGGCAGTTTCATTCCCGAAAATAACATCGCCAGCGGAATCAAGGTGTACAATCGAAGCGTGTATATCACAGTTCCTAGACTGAAGAAAGGTGTTGCATCAACGCTGAATGTCATCACTGAGAAAGACGGGAAGCCAGTCCTCCGACCATTCCCCAGTTGGAAGATGCAGACTATTGGGGACTGTTCCGCCATTCAGTTCTCCCAGAGCATGGAGATCGACCCATTAACGGGATGGATGTGGATCATAGACACTGGAGTTGGATTCATCGCTGATTCCACGGAGACGATCTGCCCTCCTAAACTGATCATCTACGACATCAACCGTAGACGTATGGTCCGCACCCATGTTTTCCCTGATGATGTTGCATCCAGGTCTTCCTTCCTGAACGACATCGTCCTGCACAAAGTGGATGGTAAAGCCGTCCTTGCGTATATTAGTGATAGCGGACTAGCACATATAGTGACCTACGACTTCCGGTCTGATAAATCGTTCAGTTTTGCTGACAGCAGCATGTTAGCAGAATCCCCACCATCTTCTGTTGTTCATATTGGCAACAGGTCCTTCGCAGAGACAATACCAGTAAATGGTATTACCATGTCACCAGACTTCAGGTACGTGTATTACTCTGCTCTAGCAGGCACGAGCTTGTACCGAATACCCACAACCGTTCTCTCCAACCCCAAGGGGTTGTTCAAGCAATCTGTTCGTAAGGTCGGAGTGAAGAAATCTCAGTCTGATGGTATGGCATTTGGACAGAAATGTATGTATTACGGTGGCTTGAGTTCCAGTGGTGTGTACCAGTGGGATTTCATGAAGGATCAGAACATGGCGGCCGGACCGGATGACATAACTTTGACCTCTCAGGTTCTTATTGCTCACGATGACCAGCGGATGAAATGGGTGGACACCTTAGCTTTCGACAACGAAGGTTCACTCTGGTTCACAGCTGATAATGCAGGAAGCTTCTTGGTTGAAACGATGAACATCTCCCGTACTAACTTGTTTGTATGGAAACTGTATTTGGGTGAAAATGGTTATTTGGCAACGAAGTGAATCTTTTTATTGCATATCTGAGGATGTTGCAATACACACATCAGTGCAATAAAAGTACTTTGACGGACTGTTTTCTCTCGTTATTTCGGTAGCTCAATTTGTCAGTATAAACCTGATATACACCGACGCATACCATGAAAATTGGGATGTTGTTATAAcattttccatgagtatatatgtaCAAAAGGATATATGTGCTTCTTCGCTCAAAGACTCGTGGTTATACCAATTTTAGTATAGAAACGGTATGTTAATTACATATTGAGGTACAGAAATATGGGATTACGTGAAAGAacaagtgttcttttatttttatAAGGTTTTGTATCACATAGTTTGTaaagaaaattgaaaacaaatgagggaacacttgtactttcatgtaatCCCATATTTCTTTACCTAAGTATGTAATTAAAATACCGTTTCTATACTAAAATTGGTATAACCACGAGTCTTTGAGCGAAGAAGTCAATATATCCTTTTGtacatatatactcatggaaaaagcTATAACAACACCCCAATTTTCATGGTATGCGTATGTTGTTATTAACCACAGCAAAGGAATGTATCCAAAccttaattgaaattattattgGAATACAACGAACCCAAAGCAAACGTGAAATGGCAGATCGAAACGCAAAAAGAACGAAATACTGGCGAGGCAGACATGTAACAAAATGGACTTATTTTTAGTGCTGATGTGTTCGTATCAAGTTAGCAGGTGCGGTCGATTCTGGCATGCAATCGAAAAAGAACAGAAGTGTCAACGACCTAACATAATGGCAATAGCTGGTGTAATCTTCGCCAGGTGTAATAACACCCCTGACCCTTCCATGTTCCAAGGAGTATACTGTGCACCAATAACGAATTATTTGTTACTAATAAAATTGACAAAATTGGTTTGTATTATTGTGGAAGGTCATACAATACAACGTCAAAAGTAACAAATTCTGACTTCAGTTACTTGTTTGCTGGGTCTTTCCAGTATACGTTACTTTGTGTCAACTTTGTTTGCAGAGTGTTTCCAGTTTACATTGTGGGTGTATCAGCTTTGTTTGCAGGGTCTTCCCAGTTTACATAAGGTTGGGTCTGCTTTGTTTGTACGGTCCCCCAACTACGCAATAGGTTGTGTCAGATCTGTTTGCAGGGTGTCCCCAGTTTACCTCAGGTTGTGTCAGCTTTGTTTGCTGGGTGTTCCCAGTTTACACTGGCTTGGGTTTGCTTTGTTTGCTGGGTATTTCTAGTTTACATTCGGttgtgtcacctttgtttgCAGGGTCCTCCCATTTTACATTAGCTTTTGTAAGCTTTGTTTGCAGTGTCTTCCCAGTATATATTGGGCTGTGTCAGCTTTGTTCGCAGGGTATTTCCAGTAAAGATTCGGTTGTGTCAGCTTTGTTCGCAGGGTCTTTCCAGTAAAGATTCGATTGTGTGAGCTTTGTTCGCAGGGTCTTTCCAGTAAAGATTCGGTTGTGTCAGCTTTGTTCGTAG
The nucleotide sequence above comes from Haliotis asinina isolate JCU_RB_2024 chromosome 5, JCU_Hal_asi_v2, whole genome shotgun sequence. Encoded proteins:
- the LOC137283984 gene encoding major royal jelly protein 1-like, with the protein product MLSLVILGLCLATAFSQNVGQLSLEYHWKSLDFEWSSDNVRQEFIKNGSFIPENNIASGIKVYNRSVYITVPRLKKGVASTLNVITEKDGKPVLRPFPSWKMQTIGDCSAIQFSQSMEIDPLTGWMWIIDTGVGFIADSTETICPPKLIIYDINRRRMVRTHVFPDDVASRSSFLNDIVLHKVDGKAVLAYISDSGLAHIVTYDFRSDKSFSFADSSMLAESPPSSVVHIGNRSFAETIPVNGITMSPDFRYVYYSALAGTSLYRIPTTVLSNPKGLFKQSVRKVGVKKSQSDGMAFGQKCMYYGGLSSSGVYQWDFMKDQNMAAGPDDITLTSQVLIAHDDQRMKWVDTLAFDNEGSLWFTADNAGSFLVETMNISRTNLFVWKLYLGENGYLATK